The Acidimicrobiales bacterium genomic sequence GCCGGCTGGGAATCGAACGGAGGGGCTGCAGGAAAGTGAGCGAGTTCTTCAGCCTCCTGGTGGCGGGCATCGTCCTCGGCTCGATCTACGCGGTGAGCGCGAGCGGGCTGGTCGTGACCTACAACACCACGGGGATCTTCAACTTCGCCCACGGAGCCGTGGGCATGCTGATGGCCTACCTGTTCTGGCAGTTCTGGCAGGGCTGGCACTGGCCGGTGCTCCTGGCGCTGGTACTGGTCCTGGCCGTGGCCGCCCCCCTACTCGGGTTGTTCGTGGAACGGGCCATCATGCGACCGTTGTACGGGGCCACGACGAACATCGCCTTGGTCGTCACCCTGGGCCTCCTGTTGCTGATCTTCGGCCTGGCCAGCTCGGTGTGGAAGCAGAGCAACACCTACACGCTTCCCGAGTTCTTCACCGGCCACCAGGTGACCATCGGATCGGTCAGCGTCAGCTACGAGCAGCTCATCACCGTCGGGGTGGCCCTGGCCGTTGCGGTAGGGCTCCGCCTCATGTTCACGAGGACGCGGACGGGCGTCGCCATGCGCGCCGTGGTGGACGACCCCGAGCTGGCCCAGCTGGCCGGGGCCCCGTCGAGCCGGATCTCCGGGTACGCGTGGATGATCGGAGCGATGTTCGCCGCCCTGGCCGGCATCCTCAGCGCCTCGCAGACCATGCAGCAGGTGATTCTCACCGAGCTGGTCATCTACGGGTTCGCCGCCGCCGTCGTGGGCCGGCTGCGCAGCCTGCCGCTCACCTTCCTCGGGGCCATGATCCTGGGGGTCGGCAACTCCATGGCCATCGGCTACGTGCCGACGGGACTGCGGACCTACGTGGTCGAGGCCCTGCCCATGGCGCTCCTGATCCTGGTGCTGCTGACGATGCCCCAGGCCCGGCTGGCCATCGGCCGGGTCGTGCGCCCCCGCCCGCCGCGTGCCGCCAGCCGGCGCTCCACCGCCGTCGGGTCGGTCGGACTCGTGGCGGTCGTGACCGTCGCCGCGTTCCTCGTGACCGGCGCCAACCTCGACAACCTGGGCTCGGCCATGGCCACGGGCATCCTCGTGCTCTCCCTGATCCCGCTGGCCGGTTACGGGGGGCAGGTGTCGTTGTGCCAGTTCACCTTTGCCGGGCTCGGCGCCCTCGCCATGCACTGGGTGGGCAACGGGGACTCGGTGCTGGGGTTGCTGGCCGCCGTCGGGTTCTGTGGCGCATGCGGGGCCGTCCTCTCGCTCCCGGCTATCCGCCTGCGGGGCCTCTACCTGGCGCTGGCGACGTTGGCCTTTGCCGTGCTCATGGACAACATGTTCTGGCCCGACCCGTCGATCGTCGGGTCGTCCGGCCTGATCACCGTCGGACGGGCCCACATCTTCGGCCTCCACTTCGCCACGACCCGGTCGTACGTGATCTTCGTGGCGGTCATCTTCGCCGCCTGCCTGTTCGGCGTCGGGGCCCTGCGCCGGGGTGCGTTCGGGCGGCGCCTGGTGGCGATGAACGACTCCCCGGCGGCGTGCACCACTGTCGGGCTCGACCTCACGATGACCAAGCTGGCGATCTTCTCGCTGTCCGCCGCCATGGCGGGCCTGGCCGGCGCGCTGATGGCGGGGGTCGGAGGCGTGATCGGGCCGTCGCAGGTCACCTTCTTCAACTCGCTGATCCTGTTCGTGGCCCTGACCCTGCAGGGAACCAACTTGTTGTCGACCGCCGTCGGGGCCGGAGTCGGCATCCAGCTGGCTTCGGTGATCGGCAGCCACATCCCCGCCCTGGCCAACTTCTCCTACATCGCCTTCGGCGTGGGCATCGTCGCCATCGGACGCAACCCCAACGCCATGGGCAAGGTGTTTGCCGACATTCGGGATGCGTGGGAACGCCGGCAGGGACGGGCGCCGGCGCTCCACACCGCAGATGCCCTGGCGCCCGCCATCGAGACGAAAGTGTCCTCCTCCGTTGGCTGAGATCTCCGTACGCGGCATCCAGGTGAACTTCGGTGGCGTGCGCGCCCTGTCCGGCGTCGACATGGACGTGCGGCCCGGACGGGTCACCGGGCTGATCGGGCCCAACGGGGCGGGCAAGACCACGTTGTTCAACGTGGTGACCGGGCTCCAGCCGCCCGCAAGCGGCCGCGTCCTGCTCGACGACCGGGACATCACGTCCCTCAAGCCCCACCGCCGGTCCCGCCTCGGGATCGCCCGGACCTTCCAGCGCCTCGAGGTCTTCGGCACGCTCACGGCCCGGGAGAACGTGCTGATGGCGGCCGAGACCCAGCGCTCCAAGCTCGCGGCCGGCACCCACCCGGCATCGGTGGCCGACGCCCTCCTCGAGCGGGTGGGGGTGGCCCACGTGGCCAACGAGCCGACCGACCTCCTGCCGACCGGCCTGGCCCGCCTGGTGGAGATGGCCCGGGCCCTGGCCACCAGCCCGAGCGTGCTGCTCCTCGACGAGCCCAGCTCCGGGCTCGACGGCCACGAGACCGAGGAGCTGGGCCGGGTGCTGACGTCACTGGCCGGGGACGGCATGGCCATCCTGCTCGTCGAGCACGACATGCACCTGGTCATGAGCACGTGCGAGGAGGTGACGGTGCTCGACTTCGGCAAGGTGATCGCCTGCGGGCCCGCCGCCACCGTCCAGTCCGACCCCCTCGTCCAGGCCGCCTATCTGGGGGTCAGCGAGGACAAGACCAAGGAAGCGGGGTCCAAGCGGGCGCCCCGGACGGCGGCCGTCCCCAACGGAGCCGCCCCCGCCTCGACCGCCGCCAACGGCGCCGCCCCCGCCCTGGAGCTCCACGACGTGCGCGCCGGCTACGGACGGATCGAGGTCGTCCACGGGGTGAACCTGACCGTGGAGCACGGCGCGGTGTTCGCCCTGCTGGGGCCGAACGGGGCGGGCAAGTCCACCCTCCTCAAGGTCGCCAGCGGCCGGATGGCGCCGTCCCACGGCTCGGTGCTGCTCGACGGCCGGGACGTCACCCGGGCCTCCGCGGTGCGCCTGGCCCGGCGCGGGCTGTGCACCATCCCCGAGGGCCGCGCCATCTTCCCGAACCTGACCGTGGCCGAGAACCTGTTGATGTACACCTACCGGGCCCGGTCGCTGAAGTCCCGGGACCTCGAGCAGAAGGCCTTCACCCGCTTCCCGGTCCTGGGCGAGCGCCGCAAGCAGCTGGCCGGCACCCTCTCGGGCGGGGAGCAGCAGATGCTTGCCATAGCCCGCGCCCTCTGCACCGACCCCCAGATCCTGCTACTCGACGAGCTGTCGATGGGGCTGGCGCCGATCGTGGTCGGGCGGCTCTACGACGCGGTGGCCGACCTGGTGGCCCGCGAGCACCTGGCGGTGCTGGTGGTGGAGCAGTTTGCCGAGACGGCGCTCACGGTGGCCGACCGGGCCGCCATCATGGTCAACGGGCGCATCGAGCACACCGGCTCCCCCGCCGAGGTGGGCGAGCAGGTCGTCCAGGCCTACATGGGCGCCCCTGCCTAGTCGGCGGAGGCGGTCTGCTTGGGCTGGAGGAGCTCCATCGGCTTCTGGCAGCACGCCAGCTCACCGTCGCTGGGCTTGGTGATCAGCAGCTCGGTCCCGCAGGACTGGCACTGGTAACGCTTTCCGACCTGAAGCAAGTTGGGCTCTCCCTGAACGCTCGAAGGTGCGGGCCGAGGGGTGGCGCGGCTACTGCTTGCGGGCCATGGGGGCCGAGCAGCAGTTGACCTCCCCGTCCCCTCCCTTGGTGACGATCACCTC encodes the following:
- a CDS encoding ABC transporter permease, whose translation is MSEFFSLLVAGIVLGSIYAVSASGLVVTYNTTGIFNFAHGAVGMLMAYLFWQFWQGWHWPVLLALVLVLAVAAPLLGLFVERAIMRPLYGATTNIALVVTLGLLLLIFGLASSVWKQSNTYTLPEFFTGHQVTIGSVSVSYEQLITVGVALAVAVGLRLMFTRTRTGVAMRAVVDDPELAQLAGAPSSRISGYAWMIGAMFAALAGILSASQTMQQVILTELVIYGFAAAVVGRLRSLPLTFLGAMILGVGNSMAIGYVPTGLRTYVVEALPMALLILVLLTMPQARLAIGRVVRPRPPRAASRRSTAVGSVGLVAVVTVAAFLVTGANLDNLGSAMATGILVLSLIPLAGYGGQVSLCQFTFAGLGALAMHWVGNGDSVLGLLAAVGFCGACGAVLSLPAIRLRGLYLALATLAFAVLMDNMFWPDPSIVGSSGLITVGRAHIFGLHFATTRSYVIFVAVIFAACLFGVGALRRGAFGRRLVAMNDSPAACTTVGLDLTMTKLAIFSLSAAMAGLAGALMAGVGGVIGPSQVTFFNSLILFVALTLQGTNLLSTAVGAGVGIQLASVIGSHIPALANFSYIAFGVGIVAIGRNPNAMGKVFADIRDAWERRQGRAPALHTADALAPAIETKVSSSVG
- a CDS encoding ATP-binding cassette domain-containing protein, with product MAEISVRGIQVNFGGVRALSGVDMDVRPGRVTGLIGPNGAGKTTLFNVVTGLQPPASGRVLLDDRDITSLKPHRRSRLGIARTFQRLEVFGTLTARENVLMAAETQRSKLAAGTHPASVADALLERVGVAHVANEPTDLLPTGLARLVEMARALATSPSVLLLDEPSSGLDGHETEELGRVLTSLAGDGMAILLVEHDMHLVMSTCEEVTVLDFGKVIACGPAATVQSDPLVQAAYLGVSEDKTKEAGSKRAPRTAAVPNGAAPASTAANGAAPALELHDVRAGYGRIEVVHGVNLTVEHGAVFALLGPNGAGKSTLLKVASGRMAPSHGSVLLDGRDVTRASAVRLARRGLCTIPEGRAIFPNLTVAENLLMYTYRARSLKSRDLEQKAFTRFPVLGERRKQLAGTLSGGEQQMLAIARALCTDPQILLLDELSMGLAPIVVGRLYDAVADLVAREHLAVLVVEQFAETALTVADRAAIMVNGRIEHTGSPAEVGEQVVQAYMGAPA